The following nucleotide sequence is from Telopea speciosissima isolate NSW1024214 ecotype Mountain lineage unplaced genomic scaffold, Tspe_v1 Tspe_v1.0507, whole genome shotgun sequence.
cgaaaatgaacatatgtcgaaataggtatcggttcgaaggtcacgacctcaacctCGCTTCCAttcttctaataagagataaggacaccttttagagaatcccaaacccaaaaaagtgcagaaatacccccaaataaccccaaacgacccacccggtctggtttaaaccgaaaataaacatatatcgaaataggtatcgattcaaaagtcacggcccgcatcatcgcatccacacgtataataagagagaaggacaatttttagaaaatcccaagcccaaaaagtccagaaatgccccaaataaccccaaacgatgcacccggtctggtttaaaccgaaaatgaacatatgccaaaataggtttcgattcgaaggtcatgatcctcaacatcgcatccacacgtctaataatagataaggacactttttagaaaataccaaacccaaaaaagtacagaaatgcccccaaataaccccaaacgacccacccggtttggtttaaacctaaaatgaacatatgtcgaaataggtatcgattcgaaggtcacgacctcaacatcgcttccactcatctaataagagataaggacactttttagagaatccaaaaccaaaaaagtacagaaatatccccgaataaccccaaacgacccacctggtctggtttaaaccgaaaaggaacatatgtcaaaataggtattgattcgaaggtcacggccctcaacatcgcttccacatgtctaataaaagataaggacactttttagaaaatcccaagcccataaaagtacaaaaatacccccaaataaccccaaatgacccacccggtctggtttaaacagaaaatgaacatgtctaaatgggtatcgattcgaaggtcacgaccctcaacatcgtatccacatgtctaataagaggtaaggacactttttagaaaataccaaatccaaaaaagtacaaaaatgcccccaaataacccaaaatgacccacccggtctggtttaaatcgaaaatgcacttatgtcgaaataggtatcgattcgaaggtcacgatcctcaacatcgcatccacacatctgataagagataaggacaattttttgaaaataccaaacccaaaaaagtacagaaatgccctggaataaccccaaacgaccaacccggtctggtttaaacaaaaaatgaacatatgttgaaataggtatcgattcgaaggtcacgacctcaacatcgcttccactcgtctaataagatataaggacactttttagagaatcccaaacccaaaaaagtatagaaatgcccccaaatgaccccaaacgacccacccggtctggtttaaatcgaaaatgaatatatgtcgaaataggtatcgattcgaaggccgtTTAGTCATGGCATTACACAACtagcactttttagaaaaacaaaatcgttcgaaggagagagaagctctggcgatttTGAGAGTGAGGGACTTGGTGTGTcttcttggtgatggccggTAGGCCATTAGCTGCTGCTAATGGTTTCCCTCTTCTCAGTCCGAGGGAGAGGGAAGATGGGGGGGAGATGGCTCGTGTGAGGGGGGTGTTGCTCTTGGAGGGGCTGCTCTTGGAGGTTCGGGTGGGGATGCTTGGCCTGCTCTTGGCGGATCTGCAGGAGGGATTGGAGGTGTGGACATGGGTCTGCCGGTGGTGCAAGGTGAGGGTAATGGGGAAAGGTTTCTGCTCCTAGGAGAGCCTTCTTGTGGTTCGGTGGTGGGTGCTGATTCTGGAATTTTTTTACAGCATAAGGAAGATCTTTCTAGTGGGTCTAATCAGCCGAGCAAGAAAAAGGCTGGGGTTCCATGGTCAGCCCTATTTTCATCCacttcttcttcgatttttgGTGATGGGCTGCAACTGTCCTATGTTGAGCCTGAGGAGATTGATGGGACTTTGGCTGCGAAGTGCCCGGATGTGTTGATCAAAAAAGGCCTCgaaaaatggaagaacactCTCATGGGGCATTTCATTGGTGGAAGACCAAGCTTCACCTTTGCCAGGGACATGCTTTTAAAACAATGGAAGATTGCAGGCCATGTGAATGTTAATTTATTAGAAAGTGGAATTTTTATCTTTCGttttaatcttgaagatgacaagactaaagttcttgaaggggggccaTGGTATGTTCAAAGAAGGCCGATGATCCTGCGCCCATGGAGTCCAAATGCTTGTTTAGAAAGGGTGGATTTATGTTCTGTCCTAGTCTGGGTCTCTCTTCCCAATctcccttttcatttctggtcttctGAAGCTCTCAGTTCAATTGGGAGTGTCATTGGGAAGCCAATTGTGACAGACAAGATGACAAGGTCCATGGAGAGGCTGTTCTATGCTCGTTTGTGCGTGGAGGTTACTGCCAAGAAAGAGCTGCCGTTGTCCATTCCAGTTTATGGTGATGATGGTTTTGCCTTCAATCAACGTGtggtttatgattggaagcccCCCCTTTGTATGCATTGCAAGGTTTTTGGGCATGTGGTTGATACATGTAAGTTTGGCAGCTGGAATTTTAAccagaaaattttgaaaaccaagCAAGAATGGCGGGTGAAGGGTGCTTCCGGAAAAGATGATGGTCCTTTGGCCGGATCTGAGGCTATTTTGCCGGCCGAGCAGCCTGGAAATggaaattcaaatttgaatttggatcCCCCTAGATTTCGCaagaataaaggaaaagaagatcTCAAGGCCTTGAGTCGGGGTGCAAATTTTGGcaagaagattttgaagaaatcTGAGTCAATCCTTGATGGACATTCTAGTGCTAAGGAAGTTTCTCAATCCAATGCTTTTGCCGTGTTGGAACATCTTACGGAGGAGGTGCATTACGATCCTGATGATATGATGCTGGATCCGGATTCTTGTGCCATTCTTTTAGGAAATGATCTCTTTGAGGATGCAGATAAAGAAGAGGAGGATTCTATCCACCAACCGTTAGCAATTCTTCCTAGATTGGGAGAGGAGGGGATTGGAGGACTTTCCTTGGTTAATCAAGAGAATAATCAGCTAGGCGGATTTGATGGAGATGTTATAGAGAAAATCCCACAATCAAGTGCTGCTGGCcagatttcaaattcaaatcttgACACCTGCCATATTGAGAAGACACCTAATACGTCTTGCATGGAAGCTGAAGATTTTAATGGGGCAGATTCTCGTCCATCTAGGGGGGAGCTGGCTTTGACAAATTTGGAAGAATCTAGCTCAAGGCTGTCTCCATTGGGGAGGAAAGTGGTTGAACCTGATTCGCTAAAGGAAGGTACCAGCTTAGAAGGGAATGAAAGTGGTGAAGAGTTGCTGTCTTTGAAAGGCAAAGGTTCAGGCCTGGCCAATAAAACTTCAGCAAATTTTGAAAGATTGAAGAGGGTGGCAGCAGAGAACCGAGCCAGCCAAGGGCCCTTGGATAGAGGTATGGGTTTTTCTGGTTCTCTTAGTTCTTCTTTATTGGGCCGGCCCAGTGGTAGAAGCACAAAATTCATGCCTCAACGAATTCCTGTAAAGGAAGGGGTGGGTTTGAGAGGAGAGGGACCGAGTAAGGGTGGGGCTGGTTTACCACACCATCAGCCTAGATGAATTGTATCTCTTGGAATGTGAGGGGTATGAATGCCCCTACTACAAGACTTGGAGTTAAAAAGGTGATTATGGATAATTATGCAAAATTAGCCATTCTTCTGGAGACTAAGGTGAAAGTGGAGAATTGTGCTACTACTTTTGATTCTTTCCTTTCTAATTGGAGGTATTTACATAATGGTGCTGCAGATTCGACTGTTCggatttggttgggttgggatgCAACGGTTTTTAGAGTTGAGGAAATTGAAAAATCCTCTCAATTTATTCATGCTAAAGTGACCACCTTGGGGACTTCTCTCAGTTTTTTGTGTACTGCTGTTTATGCTTCTAATTCGATGGAAATTAGAAGGGAGTTGTGGAGGGATGTTACTTCTTTTGCTAGCAATATTTCAATTCCCTGGATTGTTCTCGGGGATTTTAGTGCGGATTGGAGGGGATCCTATCCACCAAGAGGCTACTGAGGACCTTACTTCCTTCATTTATGACTCGGACCTTGTTGATTTAAAGTGGAAAGGGGAGCTTTTTACTTGGAATAATAGGCAAGAGGGAAGTTCTCGGGTTTGCTGTAAATTGGATAGGGCTTTGGTAAATTTGCATTGGATGGATACTCTTAGATCTTCTGAAGCTACTTTCCTTCCCCCGGGGCTGTCGGATCATTCTCCGGCAGTGGTTTCAATCCTGGAGAGGATGAATTTTGGCCCAAAACTCTTCCGgttctttgaggcttggattggtagagagGGCTTTGAGGAAGTGGTTACTAGAGGGTGGGACTGCCCAGTGAATATGAAGCTCAATCCTATGCTCCGCTTTGCTGCCCATCTCAAGAATGTCAAAGCTGAACTTAAGAAGTGGAATAAAGACAGCATTGGTGATGTTTTCCTTGCAGTCAAGAACGCTACTGCGGAGTTGACCCATATTCAGGTAAATCTTACTGCCCAACCAAATGATTCAAACTTGGTTAATTTAGAGTCGGAAGCCAAAAAGAAGCTTTGGGAAGCCCTAAGCATTGAAGAAAAATTCCTAAAGGAGAAGTCAAGAGTGAGGAATATTCAGCTAGGAGATGGGAATAATAGTTTTTTCCACAAGTCCACGGTGTGCAGGCAAAACAGAAACCATATTTTGGAAGTGCATAATGAGGAGAATGAGGTCATAAAGGAGCCTAATCTTATTAAAGAGGAGGCTGTTTCCTTTTACATGAATCTTTTTGGAGCTAATGCAAATGATGCTGGTTTTTTCCCTGAGTCTATTCCTTTGCAGAATGGCTTGAACCTTGAGCAGCAAAATGGTCTTATTGGATAGGTTTCTAACAAGGAAATCAGGGAAGTGGTTTTTGCTTTGAAGAACTCCAAAGCCCTGGGGCCGGGTGGGTTTGGGGCAGCTTTCTTTAAGCACTCTTGGGAAATTGTTGGAGAGGATCTCTCGCtggctattaaatggtttttctcTAAGTCCATTATGCCTAGTTCCATTAATGCCACTTTCATCAGTCTCGTCCCGAAGACTGAAGCTACCTCCTCTTTTGCAGGGTATAGACCTatagctctttgcaatcttCTCTACAAAATTATTACAAAGATTTTATCTAATAGGCTGCAAGGAGTCATTGGGAAAGTGGTTAGTGATAACCAATCTACCTTCATCAAGGGGCGTTCTATTGTGGATAATATCCTTgtttgtcatgatgtggttaggGGCATTGAGCAGAAAGAGACATCTCCTACGGCAGtgctgaaaatttttttttttgataagttaaggcctatgactcccttagtaggaagTTCCTCTTTGAGATTATGGAAAGGATGGGTTTTCCAAGCAAGTTCATTCGGTGGGTGAAGgcgtgtgttgacactcctTGCTTCTCGATTCTTCTTAATGGGAGTCCTATAGGTTATTttagaggaaagagaggaataaGGCAGGGTGATCCTCTTTCCCCTTATCTGTTCACCATTGCTATGGAAGGCTTCTCTGCTTTGATGAGAAAGTTGGACTCTAAAGGTCGGATCAGCTTGCTCCCTAGATGCAGAAGTTCCCAGCTATCGCATATTatttttgcagatgatttgttgatctttgtgaaggctgtCCCTGATTCTATTTCGGCCTGTTTGGGGGCTCTGGCTGATTTTCACACCTattctgggttgaaactcaacagggctaagtcctctattattttagggggccttactcAAACGGCCAGGCTGCAACtcttggaattaacgaattttgtggacactAAGCTGCCCATTCGGTATCTTGGTGTCCCCCTTATTTATCACAAGCTCTCTTTGGCAGATTGTTCTGCTATCCTTGATTTGGTGAGACAAAGGTTGGATGGTTGGAAAGCTCGCTTCTTATCCTTTGCTGGCCGGCTGTAGCTTCTTAGCTCTGTTCTCCAGGGGTGCTATATTTACTGGTCGGGTATTTTTGCTTTACCTGGTGGAGTCAAGCAGAAGCTGGAATCCATGTTCTCTAACTTCCTTTGGACGGGTCCTTCCTTGGAACGAAAGGTACACTATGTTTCTTGGGATAAAATTTGCAAACCTAAAAATGAAGGGGGGCTAGGTATAGGcagaatttcagatatgaatacTGCGGGTATCTTAAAGcaagtttggtggattgcttctaaaaaggacagcctttgggttaggtgggtctATTCTCGCTACTTAaaaaatgattccatttggactgtgaGAATCTCCCAAAACTATTCTTGGGTCTGGTGCAAAATTCTCAAGTATAGGGACTTGGTTGAACCCCATACTCACCATATTATCGGATCTGGCCACTCTACAAGGCTGTGGCTTGATAAATGGCATCCGCAAGGGGttttattaaagaaatttgGGGACCGTATCAGATATGATGCGGGTTCTCACCGTATGGCCATGGTTTCAGACATTATTAGACAGGGTGCCTGGCACCCGACCTCTCATGGCTCCTTTGACTTGATCAGTGTTTGGGGGGATTTGTAGCACATTCCACTATTGAATGGCACAGAggaccttattgtttggaaAAAAACTCCTAATGGCTTGTTCACCACTAAGTCCGCTTGGGACACTATTAGAAGTGCTGCTCCGAAGGTGGGCTGGtataaatatatttggtttgCTGAGAATTTCCCTAGGCATTCTTGCACTgcttggagatgccttatgGGTGCTCTCCCCACAAAAGATCAACTTGTTAAGAGGAATATTCAGGTTGGCCAGAattgtattttttgttgggctggaacTGAAAGCCACGAACACCTCTTCTTTAATTGCCCCTTTTCAAGCAGCATTTGGGGGAGAATTAGTTCACTTTGTTCACAAGGGGGTGGGGGTCCTAACACTCTCCAAAATGCGGTTGATTGGCTAAAAAATGTTGGCTGTATTGGTGATAGGTTGGACATTATTCCCAAgctggctttttgtgctactgtgtactatatttggtgggaaaggaaCCAAAGGCTGTTTTCAAACAAGGGCAGATCTTATGATCAGATTATTGAGGCTATTAGGCTGGATGTGGCTACCAAGTGTGCTGCCTTTCCCACTTCGGTTGTTCACAACTCTAGAAATCAGCTTTTGGTGGATAATTGGGggattagggtggattggaaggttATCACACAAAAAACCTGTGCATGGTTCAGGCCTCCCTCTCACATGACAACCCTTCATTGTGATGGTTCTTTGACGGCTGATAGAGCCTCTTATGGTGGGGTTATTCGATGACACGGGGATAGCTATTTTAGCTTATGCGGGCAAAGGAGAGGATATGCGGGCATGGAACTACTTGCTATCTTTAGAGGGGTTACTTTATGCATTGGAAATGGCCTCCACCGAGTCTCTATTAGGTCTGATTCCAAACTTGCAGTGGACATCTTAAATGGGCTGGTGAAGTGTCCTTG
It contains:
- the LOC122648146 gene encoding uncharacterized protein LOC122648146, with the protein product MLLLLLAIFQFPGLFSGILVRIGGDPIHQEATEDLTSFIYDSDLVDLKWKGELFTWNNRQEGSSRVCCKLDRALVNLHWMDTLRSSEATFLPPGLSDHSPAVVSILERMNFGPKLFRFFEAWIGREGFEEVVTRGWDCPVNMKLNPMLRFAAHLKNVKAELKKWNKDSIGDVFLAVKNATAELTHIQVNLTAQPNDSNLVNLESEAKKKLWEALSIEEKFLKEKSRVRNIQLGDGNNSFFHKSTVCRQNRNHILEVHNEENEVIKEPNLIKEEAVSFYMNLFGANANDAGFFPESIPLQNGLNLEQQNGLIG